The region GTTAGGATTAGCAGGACTTAATATCTCTACTTTACGTCTTAAATGATTTAAATCAATATCCAACGCATTTAAAATATTTATTGCTTTTCCGTTTCCGTCTCTTAATAAACCAAGCATCAAGTGTTCTGTACCTATAAAGTCGTGTCCTAAACGTAACGCTTCCTCTTTGCTATAAGCTATAACATCTTTTACTCTTGGTGAAAAATTATCATCCATAAATTTATTCCTTTCAGCTTTAAAAATAGTAAACATTATTAGTATTGGCAAAAACTATACCTTAAATAATATGTTAATTATTTACGGTTTGAATGTAATGATAAAATCAAAATAATTTGCAAGAGAGTTATTAACTAAAAAAGGGTGTTAAATTGTTAATAAAAAACATCAAAAAATAGACTTAAAAGGCTTACCGTTACTAATGAAAGTTTTATATTAGCGTGTTTTGAAATAATGAATAAAATTAATTAAATTTATATATGGCAGAAGGAGAAAAACTCATTCCAATTAACATTGAAGATGAAATGAAATCAGCTTACATAGATTATTCTATGTCAGTCATTGTGTCACGTGCTTTACCAGATGTAAGAGATGGCTTAAAACCAGTACATAGACGCGTACTTTATGGTATGCATGAACTGGGTGTAAGAGCTAACTCGGCACACAAAAAATCAGCAAGAATAGTTGGGGAAGTTTTAGGTAAGTATCACCCACATGGTGATACCTCAGTTTATGATACAATGGTTCGTATGGCTCAAGAATGGAGTTTACGTTACATGTTGGTAGATGGTCAAGGTAACTTCGGATCTGTAGATGGTGATAGCCCTGCAGCAATGCGTTATACAGAAGCGCGTATGCGTAAAATATCTGAAGACATGTTGGCAGATATCGATAAAGAGACCGTAGATCACAAATTAAATTTTGATGATACTTTAGAAGAACCTACAGTATTACCAACTCGTATTCCTGGATTGCTAATCAATGGTGCATCTGGTATTGCAGTAGGTATGGCAACTAATATGCCACCACATAACTTATCAGAAGTTGTTGATGGTACCATTGCATACATTGATAATCCAGATATTGAAATTGACGAAATTATTACACATATTAAAGCACCAGATTTTCCAACTGGAGGAACTATTTATGGTTATGATGGCGTAAAAGAAGCTTTTCATACAGGAAGAGGTCGTATTGTGATGCGTGCCAAAGCCAATATTGAAGAAGTTCAAGGACGTGAGTGTATTATAGTTGATGAAATACCATATCAAGTTAATAAAGCAGATATGATTAAAAAAACTGCTGACTTAATTAATGATAAAAAATTAGAAGGGATTTCAACTATTCGTGATGAATCTGACCGTAATGGTATGCGAATTGTATATGTTTTAAAACGTGATGCCATTCCAAACATCGTACTTAATAAGTTGTTCAAGTATACCGCATTACAATCCTCTTTTAGTGTTAACAATATAGCATTAGTAAATGGTCGTCCAGAATTATTAAATGTCAAACAATTAATACACTATTTTGTTGAACATAGACATGATGTTGTTGTTAGGCGTACGACTTATGAACTAAGAAAAGCTGAAGAGCGAGCGCATATCTTAGAAGGATTAATTATTGCTTCGGATAATATTGATGAAGTAATTAAGATTATTAGAGCCTCTTCCAATGCAGATGAAGCTCGTGCAAATTTAATAGAGCGATTTAAATTAAGCGAGATTCAAGCTAAGGCAATCGTAGAGATGCGATTAAGACAACTTACAGGATTAGAGCAAGATAAGCTAAGAAGTGAGTATGAAGACATCATGAAAACTATTGAAGATCTTAAAGATATCCTAGACAAGAAGGAGCGCAGAATGCAAATCATTAAGGACGAATTACAAGTAGTAAAAGACAAATATGGTGATGCGCGTCGTTCTCAAATAGAATATGCTGGAGGAGATTTAAGTATAGAAGATATGATTCCGGATGAACAAGTAGTCATTACTATTTCTCATGCTGGTTACATTAAACGTACCTCTTTAACAGAATACAAAACACAAAATAGAGGAGGAGTTGGTCAAAAAGCATCAACCACTAGAAATGAAGATTTCTTAGAACATTTATTTGTTGGTACAAATCACCAATACATGTTATTCTTTACCCAAAAAGGAAAATGTTTCTGGATGCGTGTTTACGAAATTCCAGAAGGTAGTAAAACTTCAAAAGGAAGAGCAATTCAAAACCTTATAAATATAGAGCAGGATGATAAAGTGATGGCGTTTATATGTACTCAAGATTTAAAAGATGAAGATTACATTAACAGTCACTATGTCATTATGGCAACTAAAAAAGGACAAGTTAAAAAGACGTCTTTAGAGCAATATTCTAGACCAAGGACTAATGGTATTAATGCCATAACAATTAAAGATGGTGATGAATTATTAGAAGCTAAATTAACTACAGGAAATAGTCAAGTGATGTTAGCGCTTAAATCTGGTAAAGCCATTAGATTTGAAGAAGCTAAAACTAGACCAATGGGTAGAAATGCATCAGGTGTAAGAGGTATTACTCTTGCTAGCGCTAAAGATGAAGTGATTGGTATGGTTACTATTGAAAGCCCACAAGAAGAAACTGTTCTTGTTGTTTCAGAGAATGGTTACGGAAAACGAACTTATATTGATGATCCAGAAGATGGTGAAGCAGTTTATAGAATAACCAATAGAGGAGGTAAAGGTGTAAAAACTATTTCAATATCAGAAAAAACAGGTAATTTAGTATCTATAAAATCTGTAACTGATACAGATGATTTAATGATTATCAATAAATCTGGAATTGCTATACGTATGGCAGTAGAAAGTTTACGTACCATGGGAAGAGCTACACAGGGTGTAAAATTAATTAATCTAAAAGGAGACGATTCTATAGCTGCAGTTGCTAAAGTGATGAAAGATGATGATGAAGACGATTTAGAAAATATTGTTGCAGACCTTGAAAACACTAACAATTCTGAAGCTGGCACAA is a window of Olleya sp. YS DNA encoding:
- the gyrA gene encoding DNA gyrase subunit A codes for the protein MAEGEKLIPINIEDEMKSAYIDYSMSVIVSRALPDVRDGLKPVHRRVLYGMHELGVRANSAHKKSARIVGEVLGKYHPHGDTSVYDTMVRMAQEWSLRYMLVDGQGNFGSVDGDSPAAMRYTEARMRKISEDMLADIDKETVDHKLNFDDTLEEPTVLPTRIPGLLINGASGIAVGMATNMPPHNLSEVVDGTIAYIDNPDIEIDEIITHIKAPDFPTGGTIYGYDGVKEAFHTGRGRIVMRAKANIEEVQGRECIIVDEIPYQVNKADMIKKTADLINDKKLEGISTIRDESDRNGMRIVYVLKRDAIPNIVLNKLFKYTALQSSFSVNNIALVNGRPELLNVKQLIHYFVEHRHDVVVRRTTYELRKAEERAHILEGLIIASDNIDEVIKIIRASSNADEARANLIERFKLSEIQAKAIVEMRLRQLTGLEQDKLRSEYEDIMKTIEDLKDILDKKERRMQIIKDELQVVKDKYGDARRSQIEYAGGDLSIEDMIPDEQVVITISHAGYIKRTSLTEYKTQNRGGVGQKASTTRNEDFLEHLFVGTNHQYMLFFTQKGKCFWMRVYEIPEGSKTSKGRAIQNLINIEQDDKVMAFICTQDLKDEDYINSHYVIMATKKGQVKKTSLEQYSRPRTNGINAITIKDGDELLEAKLTTGNSQVMLALKSGKAIRFEEAKTRPMGRNASGVRGITLASAKDEVIGMVTIESPQEETVLVVSENGYGKRTYIDDPEDGEAVYRITNRGGKGVKTISISEKTGNLVSIKSVTDTDDLMIINKSGIAIRMAVESLRTMGRATQGVKLINLKGDDSIAAVAKVMKDDDEDDLENIVADLENTNNSEAGTTIDNTDEEE